One window of the Rhinoraja longicauda isolate Sanriku21f chromosome 2, sRhiLon1.1, whole genome shotgun sequence genome contains the following:
- the il6 gene encoding interleukin-6: protein MYLTAALMPQVSATPLPESSGDFEDLSETHQDLGDFNLEPLAFHVRNVAVELRDRQLCDFFSMCDGSMSSLQMYNMQLPRLVSGDRCYSRAFQKKTCLAKIVKGLHEYKSYLQFVKQGTEDEKRQVDLLLVGMNNLADLLQSKLHYQHKEAFIPDMLSHTAWSKQVKIHVILRNFALFMESTIRAIRFMK, encoded by the exons ATGTACCTGACAGCCGCACTGATGCCCCAGGTGTCCGCCACCCCCCTTCCTGAATCTTCGGGGGATTTTGAGGACCTGTCGGAAACGCACCAAGATTTGGGAGATTTTAATCTTGAGCCCCTCGCCTTTCACGTCCGGAATGTTGCCGTGGAACTGCGTGACCGGCAG TTGTGTGACTTTTTCTCCATGTGTGATGGAAGTATGAGTTCGCTGCAGATGTACAACATGCAGCTCCCACGCCTTGTGTCGGGAGACCGATGTTACAGCCGGGCCTTCCAAAAG AAAACATGTTTGGCAAAGATTGTCAAGGGCCTTCATGAGTACAAAAGCTACCTACAATTTGTGAAGCAAGGGACTGAAGATGAAAAACGTCAAGTAGActtattgctggtcggcatgaacaattTGGCTGATTTACTCCAG AGCAAGCTTCATTACCAGCATAAGGAAGCTTTCATTCCAGACATGCTTTCCCACACTGCATGGAGCAAACAAGTGAAAATTCATGTAATTCTTAGAAACTTTGCTCTCTTTATGGAGAGTACTATTCGTGCCATTCGATTCATGAAATGA